AGGGGAGCCACCGACGTCGTCGAGGCCGTGGGGGTGAAGCGACGCAGCCGGTTGGCGTTGGCGACCACCGACAGCGACGACAGCGCCATCGCGAGGGCCGCGAGCATCGGGCTGAGCAACAGCCCGAACGCGGGGTACAGCACGCCGGCGGCGATCGGGATGCCGATCGCGTTGTACCCGAACGCGAAGACGAGGTTCTGGCGGATGTTGCGCATCGTCGCCCGCGACAGGTCGATCGCGGTCACCAGGCCGCCGAGGTTCCCCGAGATCAAAGTGATGTCGGAGGACTCGATGGCGACGTCTGTGCCGGTGCCGATCGCCGAACCTACGTCTGCCTGTGCCAGGGCGGGTGCGTCGTTGATGCCGTCGCCGACCATTCCGACGACCCGGCCCTCGGCCTGCAGTCGTCTGACCTCGCGGGCCTTGTGCTCCGGCATCACTTCCGCGACAACTCTGGCGATTCCGACCTGCCGGGCGATCGAGCGGGCAGTCTCGCGGTTGTCGCCGGTCATCATGACGACGTCGATGCCGCGGGCCGTCAGGTCTGCGACGGCGGCGGCAGATCCGTCCTTGAGCGTGTCAGCCACGCCGATCACGCCCGCGGCTCGGCCGTTGACGGCGACGAGCATCGGTGTCTTGCCGTCCGCGGCCAGCCGGTCCAGGTCCCCAGTGAGCTGCGCGGGGTCGGCACCGTGTTCCGTGAGCAGCCGCACGTTGCCGACCACGACCTGCGTTCCTTCGACGCGCGCCAGCACGCCCTGGCCGGTGACCGACTCGAACGCCGATGCGGTCGGCACCTGCAGGCCGCGTTCTGTCGCGCCGGTGACGATCGCGAGGGCGAGTGGGTGCTCCGAGTCGCGTTCGGCCGCGGCGACCAGCGTCAGCAGCTCGTCGGCGACGAACCCGGGAGCGGGCAGCACGTCGGTGAGGGCCGGCCGGCCCTGCGTGATCGTGCCGGTCTTGTCCAGCACGACGGTGTCGAGCCGATGTGCGGTCTCGAGCGCCTCCGCTGAGCGGATCAGGACGCCCGCGGTCGCGCCCTTCCCGGTTCCGACTGTGATCGACAGCGGGGTCGCCAGGCCCAAGGCGCACGGGCACGCGATGATCAGGACGGAAACTGCGGCCACCAGGGCATACACACCTGCGGGCGGCGGGCCGACGAGCCACCAGACGACGAACGTCCATACCGCGATCGCGATCACGGCCGGCACGAAGTAGCTGGACACCTTGTCCGCGAGTCTCTGGATAGGCGCCTTGGAGCCCTGAGCCTCGCGGACGAGGGCGATGATCTGGGCGAGCATCGTGTCCGCGCCGACCTTGGTCGCGGCGTAGCGGAACGAGCCGGTCTGGTTGATCGTCGCGCCGATGACCGTGTCGCCGAGCCGCTTGACGACGGGGATCGGCTCGCCGGTGACCATCGACTCGTCCACGAGGGACGCGCCCGCGATCACCTGTCCGTCGACCGGGAGCTTCTCGCCTGGTCGGATCACTACGGTGTCGCCGACGACGACCGTGTCCACATCGACGTCGACCTCAGTCCCGCCACGCACGACGCGAGCTGTTCGTGGCTGCAGGCCGATCAGGGCTCGGATCGCCTCACCGGTGCCGGCCTTGGCCTTCGTCTCGAGCAACCGTCCCAGGAGGATCAGGGTCAGGATGACGCCGACGGCCTCGTAGTACACCTCGCGGTGGTCGGCGGGCAGCAGACCGGGTGCGACGGTGGCGACGAGACTGAACCCGAATGCGGCGAGCGTCCCGAGTGTGATCAGCGAGTTCATCTCAGCGGTTCGGTGCGACAGCGCCAGCCAGCCGGTGCGATGGATCGGCCAGCCCGTGTAGACCATCACGGGTGTGATGAGCAGCAGCTGGAACCAGGGTTCCAGCAGCAGCGCCGGTACCCAGGTGGCGGCGAGCAGCGTCTCGGCCATCACTGCGACGAGCACCGGGAGTGTGAGGACGGCGCCGACGATCACCCTGCGGCGCAGGTCGACGATCTCGGCGGAGCGTTCTGCGGCCTCCACGTCGGCTGCCGCGCCTGCGGCTTGTGTGGCGGGCGCCGCAGGTCTTGAGGCTCCAGGGCTCCTGTCGTTGCGGTGGGAGTCGTGGATCCGCGAGGACGTCGACGTACCGCCGTCGGCGTCCTGGTCGCCTGCGAGTGAGCCGCGTCCACGTGCAGACGGGACGACCTTGAGCGTGCCGTGCAGCATGTTCATCCCGCAGGCGAACCCGAACTCCCCGGCCTGCCGCGGGGTGAAGTCCACGGCTGTGGTCGCGTATGCCGGCAGGGTCTGGTTCACCTTGAAGTCGGGGAACACCACGCGCGAGGAGCAGTCGCCGGCCTCTTGGCGGTCGAAGAGCAGCCGCACGGGCATGCCTTGTTCTACCTCGATGACGTTCGGGCTGTACCCGCCCTTGACTGCGACGGTGAGCACCTGCACGCCGTTCTCGACGCCGGCGCGAGCCGATGCGCGAGGTCCGAAGAAGTACCAGCCCAGTGCCGCCGTCAGTGTGACCGCGACTGCTACGACCAAAGCGTCCATGGCGCTCAGACCTCCCACTCCATCGTCTGCCGATAGCTGCCGTCGGGCGGTGCCGCAGTGGCCCGGTGATCCGCAGCCTCAGTTGGTCCAACCGGATACCCCCTAGGGGTATTCCGACGACCGACGGGCGCCCCCGGGGATCGTGCCGGGCATCCGTCAGCCGGAAGGCGTCAGTCGATGCGTTCGTGGTTGTCGCGGGTCAACGGCGCGCTGGGCCCCGACGCGGCGACGGCGCCGTTCTCCTGCCCGTGGGGCTCCGTGTCGGGTTTCTGTGTCGGCACGTGAGTCTGGCCGTGCTGATGGCCGCCGCTCTGGGTGTTGCCGCCCATGGCCTTCATCATGAACAGCATGCCGACGGGGCAGGCCAAGGCCACCGCAAGGGGCAGCGCACGGCCGATGTCAACCTGGAAGATCACTAGTGCCGCGAGGACTGCGCCGCCGGCGATGAGCATGTGCTTGAGGTGGTGCTTCATCGAAGTCCTTCCGTCCTGACCTGCGAGCGGTTCTCGAGCAGGTCGTGCAGCCGCTGATAGCTGTCCATGTCGATCTCTCCCGACGCGAGGCGGGCATCGAGGATCGTGAACGCATCGCGGTCTGGCTGCGCGGGAAACAGTCGGCACACCGTCCAGATCGCCAGTCCGACGACGGCGGCCCAGCCCGCGATCATCACGACCCAGCTCGCGCCGCTCATTGAGCTGCACCACAGACCCATTGCACGACCTCCTCGCCTCGGGTTGGCGGCATCGGGCCGCCTGAAACCACGTTCGGTCACGCGAGTCAACTTCCGGGTCGCGAACGATGAAGCCTCTCTGAAGATCGGCAGCATGCGACACGGACGACGAGTTGCGGAGCCCGTCGGGTGCGCGCGACCCCGCCGGTCCACCGGCCGTCGAGGTGCCGGCGACAAGAGAGGCAATCTCCATCGGATCTTCATCGCGGCACGAACGACATCGGCACGTGCCGTCGATATCCTGGTGATACCCCCTGGGGGTATCGGGCGGGATGTCCGGACGTTGCCCGGCGATGACCGCCCTCGTCGACGGAGGGAGCCCGCGATGTCCGTCCCGCTGACGGGTCCGGTTGCCCCCGCCCGCTTCCGGCGCGATCGAGCCGAGCGGGGCGCGCGCGCCCGGCCGACGTCCCGGGTGCGCACCCATGGCCGGAGAGGATCAGGTGTCCCGGTCGCCGGCCGGTTCCTCACGGCGCGTCCGGCGCGCACCGCGGCGGGGGCCGCGGGCATCGGTCTCGCCTTGAGCTGATGCTGCTGCTGGCCGGCCTCTGGGCGGGCGTCCAGCAGGCTGTGACCACCTACGAGGACCACCTCGCCGTCGACCTGGTCGTGCTGCCCACCGGCAGCCGCCACCTGTTCGCCGATCCAGGTCTGCTCCCGGCTACGACGGTCGACGCTGTCGCGCGGACACCCGGCGTCGCACAGACCGCACCCCTGCGCACCCTCTACGAAATCCTCGAGCTGCCGCATGGGAAGGCCGCCGTCGCGGCGGTCGCGTACGACCCCGCCAGCCGCCTCGGTGGTCCGTGGGACCTCGCTGGCGGCCGCAGCCCCGCGACGGGTGACGAGATCGCGGTCGACGCCGTCTGAGCCGCGCAGCACGACGTCGCGATCGGCGACCGGCTGCCGGTCCTCGGACACCCGATGCGTGTGGTCGGACTGACAGACGACACGGACTTGTTCATGACGCCACTGGTCTTCACCACCATGACCGGGATGGATCAGATGCTGCGGGCCACCGGTACCACGGGCGCGGTGCTCGTGACCACAGCAGACCCCCAGGGTGTGGCAGCACGGCTCGAGGACGCCGGCTACACCGTCCGCAGTCCGGCCCAGCTGCACGAGACGTCGCTGCGGCTCGCCACTGACATCTACGGGCCTCCCATGCGGCTCATGGTCGGGGTCGCCTTCGCGGCCGGCACCCTCGTCGTGGCGCTCGTGGCCTACACCCGGATCAACGAGCAGCAGCGCGACCTCGGAGTCCTCAAGGCGCTCGGAGCGACGCCGGGACGTCTGCGCAGGGTCGCCGTCGCGGAGACCATGGCACTGACAGCGTTGGGCACCTTGGCAGCGATCGTCCTGCTGGTCGTCGCCCGCGAGCTCCTTGCGTGGTGGCGGCCCTCGTTCCCGGTCCTGCTGACCACAGGCACGATCACGCGAACCGCATCGGCGGCCGTTGGGATGGCACTGCTTGCCGCGTGGCTGCCGGCTCGCCGTCTCGGCCGGCTCGACGCTGCATCCGCGTTCCGGAGCGGACGATGACCACGGACACGGTGCGCCGACCCCGCGCCACGCATCAGGCCAACCCGACACGGGCCGTGCCGCTGGGACGTCGCTTCCTGTTTGCCGACCGGCGCCGTGCCGCATTGACCGTCCTCGGCGTTGCGGCCTCGCTGCTCCTGGTCCTCCTCCTCGACGGCATCTTCGCCGGGGCTGTGGACCGGGTCACCTACTACATCCGGACCTCGCCGGCAGACGTCTTCGTCGCCCAGTCCGGGGTGCGCACGATGCACATGTCCGCATCCGCACTCCCGGCCGACACCCCCGACCGCGTCGCCGACGTGCCTGGTGTCGCCTGGGCCGCGCCGATCGCGTTCGCCTCCGGCACGATCGCCGGGCCACGAGGGCGAGAGCTCTCGTACCTGATCGGTTACGACACCGGCACCGGCCGGGGAGGACCCGCTCGCCTTGTCGACGGGCGGGCGCCGGGCGCCGGCGAAGCCGTCATGGACGAGCAGGCCTCGGATCGGCTCGGCGTCGGGGTCGGCGACCTGCTCACGGCCATGGGGGCGTCACTGCGCGTCGTCGGGCTCTCGACCGGAGGAAGCAGCATCACGAACACCACCGTGTTCGTCGACCTCGCCGAGTTCCGCCGGATCCGCGGCGACCGTGTGTCCTACGTGCTCGCTGGCCTCGACGCGGGCGTCGATGCGAGCGCCGGGGCACATCGGATCGGGGCCACAGTCGGCGGGGTGACGGTGCAGACCCGGCAGCAGTTCGCTGACTCGGAGGCGCGTGTCGTCCGGGACATGAGCGCCGACCTCCTGCGCCTGATGTCCACCATCGGGCTCGTCATCGCACTGGCCGTGATCGCGCTCGGTCTGATGAGCGCCACACTGAACCGACTCCGCGACTTCGCCGTGCTCAAGGCTCTTGGCGGTCGCACGCCGCACCTTGCCGCTGTCGTGACATTCCAGGTCGTGCTGACAGTCGTCCTTGCCTCGGTCGTCGCCTCTGCGGCAGCGCTGGCGGTGGCATGGCTGGTACTGCTCGCGGAGCCGTCGGTCGAGATCTCGGTCACCGCTTCGGCGGTGACACAGACCACGGCTCGAGCGCTCGTGGTCGGCATGCTCGGTGGCCTGTGGCCGCTTCGCCGTATCGCCGTGCTCGACGCGGCGTCCGCATTCCGGAGGTCACGATGAGAAGAGCAGCAGGCACCTCGTCCACGACCGGCGCGCTCCCCGGCCCGCCTGCGCCGCCTGCCGGTGACTCGCATCCGCGTGCGTCCTCAGAGACGCGGGTGCTCACGGTTCGAGGGCTGTCCATGACCTACGGCTCGGGCGTAGTCGCCGTCGACGCCGTCCGTGCGATCGACCTCGACGTGGAAGCCGGTGAGGTCCTGCTCGTGATGGGTCCGTCCGGGTCGGGGAAGACGACGCTGCTGCTGATGCTCGGCGCCCTGCTCCGACCGACGTCGGGCTCGATCGCCGTCACGATCAGCGACGGCCACAGCGTGGACGTCGCAGCTGCACCCGAGAAGCAGCTCCCGGCGCTGCGGTCTCGCACCTTCGGGTTCGTCTTCCAGGACTACGCCCTCCTCGACGCGCTCACCGCGGCCGAGAACATCGCCGTCGCCGCCAACCTCGCCGGCACGACCGGGGCCAACGCCCACCGGTGCGCCCGCGAGCTGCTCGACCGTGTCGGCCTGACGCACCGGTCGACCGCACGACCGAACCAGATGTCCGGCGGCGAGCAGCAGCGGGTCGCGGTGGCCCGCGCACTGGCCAACGACCCGCCCGTCCTGCTCGCCGACGAGCCGACCGCCAATCTCGACGCGTCCCGCGGCCGCGACCTGGCCCGCCTTCTTCGTAGGCTCGCAGACGAGGATCGCCGCGCCATCGTGATCGTGAGCCACGACGAACGACTCCGCGAGATCGCCGACCGCGTGCTCTGGTTGGAGGACGGCGAGTTCCGCCAGATCGCCGCGATGGTGATCGACCCGGTGTGCCGCATGCAGGTCGAGCCGACAGGCCCAGGTGCGACCTGGAGCGGCGACCAGTGGTCGTTCTGCTCCGACGCATGCCGGCGCGAGTTCCTCACCGAGCCCGAGCGTTTCATCCCTCGCGGATCACCCGGGGCAACGGATCGCGAGCGGTGAAGCTTCGCGGTGAAGTTTGGTCTCAGACGGCAAGGTCGACGACGAACGACGCGCCACGGCCCGGGCCGGCGCTGAGGGCCGATATCGAGCCGTCGTGCGCCTCCACGAGGGCCTTGGCGATCGCCAGGCCGATCCCCGAGCCGCCGTGCCCGCGGTCGCGGGCCGCGTCCGCCCGGTAGAAGCGCTCGAACACGTGCGGCAAGTGCTCGGCGGCGATGCCCTCGCCCGTGTCGGTCACGGTGAACCGCACGCCGACGTCGGTGCGTTGCGCCGCGAGGGAGACAGTCCCGCCCGGCGGGGTGTGGCGGATCGCATTGTCGAGCAGGTTGCCCAGCACCTGCCCGAGCCGGTCGACGTCGACCCAAAGCTCGGGGAGGTCCGGCTCCGGCATCGCGACGAGTTCAAGACCGGCGTCGTCGGCGCGCGTGCGCGCCGCGGCGACCGCGCGTTCGACCAGTGCGTCGGGTGTGATCTCGCGCGGCTCCAGGCGGAGCGCACCGCTCTCGGCCTGGGTGACCGCCGCCAGGTCCGTGGACAACCTGGTCAGCCGGGCGGCTTGTGCGTGCAGCACCTCGACGGTCCGCGGGCCCAGCTCTTCGACGCCATCCTCGATGGCGTCGATGTACGCGGCGATGGTGGCCACCGGCGTGCGCAGCTCGTGCGCCACGTCAGACATCAAACGGCGGCGCAACGCTTCGTCGCGCTCGAGCCGGCCGGCCATGGCGTTGAACGCGTCGGCTAGGTCGTCGAACTCGACCCCGACGTGCGGTTGCTCGAGGCGGATGTCGAACCGGCCGGCGGCGACCTGTCCGGCGGCAGCGGACAGGCTGCCCAAGGACGCGCCGATGCGTCGTGCGAGCACCACGGAGGCGAAGAGCGCGGTGAGCAGCGAAACGGTCAGCGCGACCGCGACGGTGACCGTGCTGGCCGCGGCGAACGCCTTCTCGGCGTGCTCGATCGCGTCGCCTGGCGAGTTCGCGGCCGCTTCCATGTGGTGGTGGAAGAGGCCGGGGCCGACCGCGCCGGCCACGAGCCAGGCCGCCGCCGCAGCCGAGATGAGCACGAGTGCCATCGCGACCATGAGCCGCGCGGCGATGCCACCCCGCGCGGGGCCCTTCTCGCTCACTCGCCGGACCCCATGCGGTACCCGACACCGCGCACGGTGCGCACGAACCGTTGCTGGCTCGCCGTGTCACCGAGCTTGCGACGAACGTGCAGAAGGTGGACGTCCACCAGGTGCTCATCGCCCACATACCCGTCGCCCCACACCGCCGTGATGAGCGCCCGGCGGCTGAACACCCGCTGCGGGGCGGCGGCCAACGCGGACAGCAGGTCGAACTCGGTGCGGGTCAACGGGACCGGCTCGCCGTCGAGGCGCACCTCGCGAGCGTCAGGGCTGATGCTCAACGCCCCCACAGTCATCACGGTGGCTGGAGCGGCGGCTGCCTCGGTATGCAGGCCTCGAGGCCGTCGCAGCAGCGCTGCGATGCGCGCGACAAGCTCGCGGGGCCGGAACGGCTTGGTCACGTAGTCGTCGGCACCGACCGACAGCCCGATCAATGTGTCGACCTCGTCGGCGCGCGCGGTCAGCATGACCACGTACGCGTCGGAGAACGTGCGCACCTGCCGGCACACCTCGACCCCGTCCAGACCCGGCAGCCCGAGGTCGAGAACGATCACGTGGGGGTCGCGTTCCTGCGCCAGGCGCACGCCGGTGGGTCCGTCGAACGCGAGGTCGACCTCGAATCCCTCACGCTCCAGGTAACCCGCGACGAGGCGTGCCAGCGCCTCCTCGTCGTCGACGACAAGGGCGCGCCGTTGCGGCGTGGTGACGGTGTTCATGGCGCCAGTGTCTCCGCACACGGCCCGTCCGGACAGCGCGATCGCGCAGGCCGCACCGGTCTTCATCGTTTCTTGAGCGAACCGATACCGGCAGCCCAGGGGACCGTGCCGAAGATCGTGATGTCAGTTCGGCGCGGGCACGTCCGTGCGCACGCGCCGCAGAAGATGTTCGGAGGTCCCTCGTGCAAGCAACATCCTCGGGCACGGTCGTCATCACCGTCGTGCCCACTCCAGCGTGCCACTTCTGTGAGGACGCCGAGCAGGCACTGACGGCCCTGGCGGACACGTTCGACTTCGAGCTGGACCTGGTGCCCTTCGACAGCGCCCACGGGGCGCGTCTCATCGCCGAGCATCGCCCGGCACTCAACCCGCTCGTCCTGGTCGACGGCGCCTTCTTCAGCGCCGGACGGCTCCCACGCAAGAAGCTCATCAAGCTCCTGACCACGCGAGGCGCAGGTCGGTTCGCGGCCACGGAGGCGGGGGCTCGACGTGGGTAGCGAACTGCTGACCACCGGGAGCGTCATCGCGGCGTTCCTCGCCGGCGGCGTCGCCCTGTTCGCGCCGTGCTGCATCGTCTTCCTCGCCCCGAGCTACCTTGCGGCAGCGGTGAAGAGCCGACGCTGGCGGCTGCTGCCGTTGACGTTCGTCTTCGCTGCGGGCCTTGCACTGGTCATGCTTCCGCTGACCCTGGGGGCCAGCGTCCTCGCCGGAGCGATCGCGAAGTACCACCAGCCGCTGTACATCGCGGGTGGGCTGCTGATGATCGCGCTGGGCGTGTTTGCACTCTCGGGACGGATGTGGTCGCTGCCCTCGTTCGTGCGCGCCCCGGACACCGCCCGCGCGGACACTGGGAGCTTCTTCGCGCTCGGGGTGTTCTCCGGCATCGCCTCCGCCTGTTGCGCGCCCGTTCTCGTCGGCGTGATGACCCTGTCGGCCCTGTCGGCCAACCCCGCAGGTGGGTTCGTCCTCGGTGTCGCCTATGTGTTCGGGATGGTGTTCCCGCTGTTCGTCATGGCCCTGCTGTGGGACAAGGCGCGGCTCAACGAGCGCCAGTTCCTGCGCGCACGACCGGTGCGGCTCCGCGTCGCCGGGCGCGTGATCGCCACGAACACCGTCAATCTGGTCGTAGCCGTGGGCTTCTTCGCCATGGGCATCGCGATCATCGGCCTGGCGAACCAGTCGGACATGTCCCGAGGCACCGCAGCACAGTCCTGGGCCTCCGAGCGCCTGACCGACGCCTTCCTTCGCATCCAGGACTGGGCGGCCCCCGTGCCGGAGGTCGTCCAGGCGCTGCTGCTCTTCCTCGTCGTCGGCGGGCTGGTCGCGGCCACCCTGACCGGACGGCGCCGCGGGGTCGTCGCCGTTCCCCCTGACGTCGACGACCCCGCACCGCGCCCCGACGCTCGACTCGCAGAAGCTCAACCCGAAGCCGTCGAGGGGCACCCGTCCCACACCGACGCCGACGCCACCCCGTCGTGCCACCAGCACCCGGCAGCAAGGACCCACTGATGACCTCCGGATCGGCCACACAGCGCGCCAAGGAACGCCAGGAAGCGCTCGAGAGCGTCCGTGCGGACCAACACGCACAGCAGCAGCGCCGCCGCCTCCTGATTGGGGGCGCGTGGGGCGCGGTCGCCCTACTCGTCGTCGGACTGATCGCCGCGGCCCTGTGGTCCGCGCGACCGCAGACGTCCGACGCCACGCGAGTCGCCCCCGACTTCACGCTGTCCGACTCCGAGGGCGGATCCGTGACCCTGTCCGACCTGCGCGGCGCGCCCGTCCTGCTCTACTTCAACGAGGGCGCCGGCTGCGACGCCTGCATCCAGCAGCAGACCCAGATCGAGGCCGAGCCCGGCTTCGAGCAGGCCGGCATCACCGTCCTGCCGATCGTGATGAACACCGCCGAGCAGATCAACGCCGACCGCGAACGCCTCGGCGCCACGACCCCGTTCCTGCTCGACGACGGCACCGTCTCCGAGGAGTACGGCACCCTCGGTACGGGCATGCACGAAGGCCTTCCCGGCCACGGCTTCGTGCTCATCGACGCCGACGGCAACCAGGTCTGGCAGGGCGACTACCCCTCCATGTGGATCGAACCCTCCGAGCTGCTCGACATCGTGAAGAACGAGCTCTGACACCCCCGAAGGAGCACCAACCATGTCTGACACCTGCTGCCGAAGCACCGGCATCGCCGACCCTGCGCCGGAGACCGAGCACCACTGCGCCTGCAACCGGGACGTGGCGGACAGCGGCCACGGCGAGTCACGCCACCTGACCCTCGCCGCACCAGCGGGCGCCGACCCTGACGACGGACCCATCAGCGCCTGACCCCACGCGGGCAGGACGCCGGAAGGGAAGACTTCCATGCAACCCGTGCTGTTCTCAGTCTTCGGCTTCGACGTGCAGTCCTACGGCGTCAGCAAGGCAGCGGCCGCACTGCTCGCCGCCTACCTGCTCGGCCGCGCGTTCCAGCGTCACGGCCTGAGGAAGGAGGACGCCCACTCCCTCGTCATGTGGGCGACGATCTGGGGCTTCGTCGCAGCCAAGGTGTACTTCCTGCTCGAACACGCCGATCAGTTCACCTGGCACCACCTCGGGGGCTCAGGGTTCACCTGGTACGGCGGGCTGATCGGCGGCGTCGTCACGTTCCTCGTGATGATCCGGCGCCGCCGGCTCCCGGCCCAGCTCGTCGTCGGCGCCGCAGCGATCCCGCTCACGCTGGCGTACGGCGTCGGCCGCCTCGGCTGCTGGCTGTCGGGTGACGGCACCTACGGCAAGCCCACCGACCTGCCCTGGGGGCAGTCGTTCCCTGACGGGATGGTCGCCACTGACGTATCGGTGCACCCCACGCCGCTCTACGAGGCGCTCGCCGCTGTACTCATCGCAGCCGCGCTGTGGGCGTTGCAGCGACGGGCATGGCGGCCGCTCCAGGTGTTCGGTGCCTACCTGATCCTTTCGGGGCTGTCGCGGTTCCTTGTGGAGTACCTCCGGATCAACGAGCCTGCGCTGCTCGGCCTCACCCAACCGCAGCTGTGGGCCATCGCCAGTGTGGCTGCCGGCGGGGTGCTCCTCTGGCGCGACGGTGTGCGTGCCCGGCGCACCG
The Cellulomonas gilvus ATCC 13127 DNA segment above includes these coding regions:
- a CDS encoding prolipoprotein diacylglyceryl transferase; amino-acid sequence: MQPVLFSVFGFDVQSYGVSKAAAALLAAYLLGRAFQRHGLRKEDAHSLVMWATIWGFVAAKVYFLLEHADQFTWHHLGGSGFTWYGGLIGGVVTFLVMIRRRRLPAQLVVGAAAIPLTLAYGVGRLGCWLSGDGTYGKPTDLPWGQSFPDGMVATDVSVHPTPLYEALAAVLIAAALWALQRRAWRPLQVFGAYLILSGLSRFLVEYLRINEPALLGLTQPQLWAIASVAAGGVLLWRDGVRARRTEQLRASSDESRVSAHTFIKA